In Lolium rigidum isolate FL_2022 chromosome 3, APGP_CSIRO_Lrig_0.1, whole genome shotgun sequence, the genomic window TCTTCCAACAACCGATGATCCATATAAAGGATTCTATCGGGCAGGTCGTTTAGGGCAAGCAGTTGAGCTCAAGTTAGCTTCGGCTATTTTAAGTGCCTGTTGAGCTTCTTCCGGATCAATATCACTACCCAGTTCCGCATCatttcctaaaatgatgatttcaTTATTAACTACTCTCGCAAAACCGCTCCACAGAACCGCCGTCCTTGTCGGAGCGCGCCTCCCGTCTCCCGCCGCCGCACGTGGCCACAGCTCAGCGGAGGTACTACTACGTCTCCTTCCAATTCCAAATCCCAAGCCCCCGTTCCACACCCAATACCTTGCCTGGAATCCGCCTCCATCCATGTGGCCACACGCCACGCAACGCCGGTCGCCTACCACCGTAGTAGGTCCGGCTAGGCCGCTCGCGTACGAGCACGCAGCATATGATTCTTGGGTGCTTTGCTCGGCTACGCTTCCTCCGTTTCGTTTTAACTGACGGACTCCAGTCCCACGCTCACTCTCTCACTCGCCCGCTGCTGTTCTGGTTCTGCCTTTCTTCCCCCTCTCGCTTTCCGGTCTCTGACTGACACACTCCAAATCAGAGCGCTGCGAACAATCAGCATCAATGGAGGCGGAGTCGCGAAAGCTCCTGCTCCTCGCGCCCATCCTGCTCTGCTGCTTCCTCGGCATATCCGGTAAGCAAAGCTCGCTTTCCCCCGCTTTTCCAGCAAATCTCCATCGCCAGACCCCAGAGCCTGTGGATCGAGTGACGCACCGCCAGCTTTTCATCAATCCATAAAGCGCAGCGATTTTATGACCTTTCTGGGCAGTCAATTGACTGTATATAGCGCGCGATACATTTGTTGCCTGGTTGATGGATGGCTGAATTTGGTCCGGTCCTTCCTGCAGCGGCGGAGCCCTACATCGGCGTCAACTACGGCGAGGTGGCGGACAACCTGCCATCCCCAGACGCCACGGTCCGGCTCCTCaagtccaccgccatctccaaggTGCGCCTCTACGGCGTCGACGCGGGGGTCATCCGCGCGCTGGCCGGCACCGGCATCTCGCTCGTCGTCGGCGTGGCCAACGGCGAGATCCCCGCCATCGCCGCCGACCCGGCGGCCGCGGCCGGCTGGCTGGCGGGCAACGTGCTCCCGTTCATCCCGGCCTCCGCCATCTCCGTCGTCGCCGTCGGCAACGAGGTGCTCGAGTCCGGCgacgccgcgctcgccgccgcgctGCTGCCCGCCATGCAGAACCTGCGCGCGGCCGCCGTCGCCtccggcgtcgccgccgccgcggccatcaAGTTCTCCACCGTCAACACCATGGCCGTGCTGGCGCAGTCCGACCCGCCCTCCACGGGCGCGTTCCACGCCGAGGTGGCCGCGCAGCTGCAGCAGATCCTCGGCTTCCTCAGCAGGACCGGCGCGCCCTTCATGGTCAACCCCTACCCCTACTTCGCGTACCAGTCCGACCCGCGCCCCGACACGCTCGCCTTCTGCCTCTTCCAGCCCAACGCCGGCCGCCTCGACGCCGGCTCGAAGATCAGGTACGCCAACATGTTCGACGCGCAGGTGGACGCCGTCAAGTCCGCGCTGGGGCGCGCCGGGTACGGCGGAGTCGACATCGTCGTCGCGGAGACCGGATGGCCCACCAAGGGCGACCCCACGGAGGCCGGCGCCACGGTGGACAACGCCAGGGCCTACGTCTCCAACCTCGTCGCGCACCTCCGCTCCGGCGCCGGCACGCCGCTCATGCCGGGGAAACCCGTCGACACCTACCTCTTCGCGCTCTACGACGAGGACCTCAAGCCCGGCCCGGCCTCCGAGCGCTCATTCGGGCTCTACCACACAGACCTCAGCATGGCCTACGACGCCGGCCTCACCTCGTCTGGCGGCGCGGcgaccccgagcaacggcgccggcgcGTCGGTGCAGCCCAAGGGCGGGTCCGGGTGGTGCGTGGCCAGCGCCGGCGCCACGGACGCGCAGCTGCAGACCGACATGGACTACGCCTGCTCCCAGGTCGGCGTCGACTGCGCCGCCATCCAGCCCGGGGGCGCCTGCTTCCAGCCCAACACCGTGCGCGCCCACGCCGCCTACGCCATGAACCAGCTCTACCAGGCCGCCGGCGGGCACCCCTGGAACTGCGACTTCCGCCAGTCAGCCACGCTCACCTCAAGCAACCCCAGTAAGTACAATACTACATACGCTCTCTCTTTTCTACCGTTGGTAACTTGGCCATCGCTCATTCACCCGAATCATTTCGCCATGGCGACTGGCGAGTGGTACCATGAATTGCAATGCAAGCATCATTTCGCGCTGCGTTGCGCAcatcacactagtagaaaacctctcatccatctaagccataaataccggatcccttacgaaccggtactaaagggggcattagtaccggttgtattgcccaagcctttagtaccggttcgtatggacctttagtaccggttcgtgacacgaaccggtactaaagggttagcgtcagccgaaaacctttagtaccggtttgtgACACTGAACCGCATGTTAAAGGTagactttagtaccggttcgtgtcacgaaccggtactaaaggtttttccccccgtggatcgcctttttttgctctgtaaaatacaaatgaaaatgatagaaaattcaaaaaaataaaatgttttcagattctcatatgttatgcaatctactattcggtgaaattaagaaattagAATTTTGActtgttttgcaaaaaaagtttgaaaaatggtaaaaccgcattaacttttgcatacgacgtcggaaaaaaacgtataatatatcaaaaaaatcctgggaaaaagttacatccgaattcaatttttagattctcaaaattccaaatgaaaatatgaaagcaggatgattttagttttttcccaaaaatttagaattttatattttctttattttttaaaaattaaaattaataattataagattttttgaatcccagaatattactattacttttagcaaattataagattttcaaattttcaggtttaaggtttggcaaaaaaaatattaaaaatttaaaaaataaataaaaataatacaaattaaaaagttaattttatttatttattcaacattattattacatcattacttttgtttattaaaaaaattatttgcaatacaaataataaagaagtgtgacattgaccgacatgttaataggattgatatgatagtactatcaacaacatgcacgcgaagcacttggaagtgggatgaaaggaactcgaaagttaagcgtgctagtgttggagtagtgtgaggatgggtgaccgaccgggaagtttgaccaagggtatctaattgactagagattaagtgtagttagagactaacggaaatattagaaattgtgaaaaaaaagggagtgaaaaataattagaaaaaaatggataaaaaaaattaaacgaaatagcctttttgtgaaaaaaaaaataaaataaaaagatctGCAGCCCCgcgggcacctttagtaccggttcgtaaggaaccggtactaaaggtgggagcCTTTTAGTAccggataattagtaccggttccaaaaccggtactaaaggccctttggaaccggtactaaagggggggttttctactagtgatcacATGTGCACGAGTACGAAAATGATGTCAGCTTTCTTATGTTCCTTCATTCACTCATTTGTCCATGTGCCGGCTGACAATGCCTGGTGCGCCCACGTACATTGACGCAGGATTCCCCGAATACTTCAGTCTGTGCCGCAAAAATACTTCAGTACGACAGTACCTCAgtctttgccaaaaaaaaaaatactgttaTAGCGCGAAAATCACTAGCAGCTCCGGGGCACCATTGCTCTcgttttttaaaaaattcaaaaacttcattttaggtcTCCAAATATTCTGCAAAAACAAAACATGTGCATATACATGCCTAGTATGTATGGCCAAAGTTTCATCGAAATATCTTTTCATATGAGATCTGTGCAACAAAAGATAAATGTGGGGAGAATAATGAGTTATTTTTCTTAATCTTTTCAGAGCACGATTTTGCCGATTTTTGTGTAGCCTGTTATACAACGTATTATCTTGTGAAACTCTGCAGTTATCCGGATAAGATATGTATGTATGCACATAGATTTTGTTTGATTTTTAAAACTTCAAAataccattttttattttttttaagtgGCAAGAGCATTCGAGCTCGGGAGCCGAAACACCTCATACATCGTCATATGGAGACTACATACACATAACTGTTAGTAATTTGTACTCCCTCGGTTCCAAATTAAGTGTTGCTTCTTTAAAAgaaaatactccctccatactgGATTACAGGATTTTACGCATTTCAAGAAAAAAATTGAGtactaaaaattatatcattgaaaatattttttgaatttgaattcaatggtataatttttgttacATACATCTTATATTTTGCTGACCAAATTAATGATTAAAGATTTTTCTCAAAGTGTGTAATACCcttataaaccggtatggaggtagtagggAACCTACAACACCAAAATGTGTCTGGATATCTGTATCTAGATCAAATCTCCGACACTTAATTTAGAACGGCGAAAGTGGTATTATAGACTTGCTAGTGATGTGGTAGTGCACAAGTTTGTCTTGCTTACCGTAGCAGGTCTTACCATCACGTCTGTGAAGTCATCTGGGTGTCTACATTTCGTTGATTTATGCCAGATTGCAATGCTGACAAACATGATTGCACAAGCCCAGAACTTCTTGCACAGCTCTTTATagttacatgattaataattgttTTCCTCGACTCAGATAGTGATATGTTTTGAATCAACGATGTACACGAGCGCAACCTTTTCTGTTTAATTATCTCCGGAGCAGTTAAACAGTCGTTCTCTTTAGTTATAACCATCGTTCTATTTGGTTTCTGCAGGCTACGGCTCATGCGTGTTCACGGGAGGCCAATGATGCAACGGACGGTTGTCGATCCGCACAATTCTTTCCGCGAGTACCATGATTTGATCCTCGAATAAAGCCACAAATAATGTGGCGGTGGTTGAGTGTGGGGATGCATTCGTGCATAGGCATCTCCTAGCAGTCTAGCAGTACTAGCAGATATGCCCATTTTTCatcttgttttttcttcttcttcttcttcctttttgttGTTGTGTTGGTGTGTACATCGCGGCTCTTGCGTGCTTATTAGCGCGGTTTGGGACAGTTCAGTAGTACTGACTCCGTGTAAAGATGTGTGAGTTGTTGTCAGGGTTGATATTGCTCGGGCGGTGTCTGTGTAAAGAAGCTAATTATTTATTCTGAGCATTGAGCAGTTGGATCTTGTTGCCATTTCGAGCATATTGTTGCTGTTTCGAGCCTGGTATCTGAATTTAGTCGGCCGTCAGAAGGGAAAGGTCACTGCTGGCGTGCACTGCCATTTGCTGGCTGATGGTGTGGAGTTGATTCGAGGGATAACGTTTGGTAGGTCTCAACTTTGACCAACTGTTTTTGTCGGGTTTACACCCACCAACCGGGAGGCACGTGATTGACACCTTGGAACATCGTCTCTTTCCCGACAGCTTGTTTGTTAGGTACAGTCAGATTGCTGAAGGAAAAAAAAGAGCTGCTACACTCAAAGACTAGTGATTGTTCACTAGCCCTTAACCAGCCTTGTAATAGTGTAATCGGCTGGCTGGGAATGAAGCCCCATCACTCAACTAGAATGGACTCATTGTTCCTATAACGAGCATTGTTTGGGTTTTAGAACATGAGCGAACAAGTTGCCCGTCGTTGGATTTCGCAAGCGACGGTGGATGGCAACTGTTAGGTTCCATCTTAgaccatctctaacagagcccctaTTTTTCGGAACCGAAAAAAgcgagttcagtctcccgaaaaacaAATTGGTTGCGGATTTAGCGACGGCGCAGATCAGAAACCGAAAACGTGAACCGAACTCAATGAAATCAAACGTCGCGAGAAACCAAATTTTGCGCTCGCACTCGATTTCATCGGATGAAGCTAAATTCGTTCATAATTTGTACAATACTaggcaaaatacatgcatattgcaCGTGCATTACGAACTAGGGACCTAAATTAAACTAGAATTAGTCCCCGAAGTGACTATAATGTCACCGGGGCGCtaatgtcgccggtggagggtttttGCTCGCCGGATCTTCCTAGGCGACGACGACCGCCGCCACCTCGACGACTGCcgcctcggaggtgctcccgcaCGGTAGAGCCgtcccggcggcggcgtcgtcgtcgtcgtcgtgtggGGGCAGCGGCAGCAGAGGAGGGTTGCACGCGCCGGTAGCGGgggtgatatgggcacggaggcctatgtggagccccgattcaagactccaccagcttaattatattAGTTTATGTAATTATCATATATGGAcaaattagggatttttaatagatcgagtcagtcttggtttgggcctgtccaaccaagttagggaggcccatagtggggcgcccagcccaataggggctggccggccacctctctctcatataaggaggtggggcggctagggttagagatagacaagtttagactaaatattagggttttccccattgtgtgtgttcacgtgtatcatccctccgggggtacggcgctgccgtttatctatcattatccgctgcgaaggttcttgtgttcatcaaggattatctagctcttggtttgaggcggtcgttcatcgatccgttgcttgctggattcgttccctcttctccaggctgcgttcatcgcgttgttgggaggattctctaccccaggttctcgctgtgaaagatcgggcatcaatcaaGGTGGATCGGCTTGGATTCACCGTTCGACTTCAAATTGTGCAACTGGATCATCAATAGAACTCCAGCTCGCCAGCCAACGACCGTTGCCGTCTCGCCCGACGACTGAAAGTAAAAACACGCCAGATACTCTCGTCCCCTCTGCAGATTAAGATCCAGCAGCAACAACAAAACCTTCTCCGACAATACAACTTGCACCGTGATCAACCTggcgctctgataccaagagcgctactgtgactgttgaggatgatgtaccattgagcgggctgaatatgcaactcaagaaggtacaagatgatgcttgcaagacagttgacaaggttcagcggtggagtttgtttcagactcagtgcattatcaagggcaaggcttgcaagttgattatttatggtggtagctgtactaatggcattagcaaggcgatggtggcgagcattggggttgtctacatggcgtcttcctgaacctaagcgtcttgagtggttgaataggcgTGGTATGcttgaagattactcacaaggtgcgtgtgccatttacagttggtgattatgttgatgagatcgattgtgatgtgttgccattggaggtgtgtggattgctccttgggcgtccttggcagtatgatcgcaatgtgacacatgttgggcgagcaaatacatattactttatgcatggtggcaaacagcggactttgaagcctatgggcgaGCAaatatcatatcaagtccgatgtggagttagtggtgcgtaaagagaagttgcacaagaaAGTGCAGcgtaaggtgcatgatgttccgagcattgatgttggtgatgtttcagtcaAGCCTGTAGATgataagccagttcttgttggtgacaagccggatgaagctacacttgttgttgatgtgcacTGTTccggcatgtgctacagttccggtTTGTGTTGATGTTAGTACACGGTGCGATGATGGGTGCGGCTGATGGTGTTTCGAGTGCATATGGCGCgagtgcgcgtgggaggagtgggaggcgagcgcgtcggtGGAGACGGTGGGCggtggcactaccgtgctagagtACTCGCGATCCGGTTTACCACGACAccacggatgcatcgaggcaaggatggacgtgtgagacaactatgtggcccaggaattacacatcttgtgcagggtcatgtgcagcgtcacaggggtccatcaaaacctcgcaagaagaaggagttggcgccaAAGTACAAGCTCATATGGAGACGGAAGGAGGCGGCAAGTGttgtatcaagtcaagcaggccgcgagggaggatgtggtgtggaaggaaagcaagacttgaagacggcgaggacgtgtcatgttcatatcacgtcaccttttccagaagaccctcacgtgttggggacaacgcttcttgaaggaggggaggatgatatgggcacggaggcctatgtggagccccgattcaggactccaccagcttaattatattagtttatgtaattgtcatatatggacaaattagggatttttaatagaacgagtcagtcttggtttgggcctgtccaaccaagttagggaggcccatgGTGGGGCGCCCATCccaataggggttggccggccacctctctctcatataaggaggtggggcggctagggttagagatagacaagtttagactaaagattagggttttccccattgcgtgtgttcacgtgtatcatccctccggggtacggcgctgccgtttatctatcattatccgctgcgaagattcttgtgttcatcaaggattatctagctcttggtttgaggcggtcgttcatcgatccgttgcttcttcggattcgttccctcttctccaggctgcgttcatcgcgttgttgggaggattctctaccccaggttctcgctgtgaaagatcgggcatcaatcaaGGTGGATCGGCTTGGATTCATCGTATCAGGGGGGcgcctccgcttctccttccggcGCCTCCTCCACGCGTGCTTGGAGGTACGCCATCATCTCCGGCCACTTCCGGACGGCCCTCTTCCATGCGTCGTCGGAGCGCCTACGCCTGGCGAGCCGGCCGGAAGTGGCCGGAGATGATGGCGTACCTCCAAGCACGCgtggaggaggcgccgggagaagcGAGTGCCCTGATACGATGAATCCAAGCCGATCCACCttgattgatgcccgatcttcgCAGCGAGAactgggtagagaatcctcccaacaacgcgatgaacgcactgAGAAGAgagacgaatccagcaagcaacggatcgatgaacgaccgcctcaaaccaagagctagataatccttgatgaacacaagaaccttcgcagcggataatgatAGATAAGCGGCGACGCACTCggaggatgatacacgtgaacacacgcaatgggaaaaccctaatcttagtctaaacttgtctatctctaaccctagccgcccaccTCTATATGAGAGGAGGTGGCCGACGTCCCTATCAGGatgggcgccccactatgggcctccctaacttggttggacaggcccaaaccaagactgactcgttctattaaaaatccctaatttgtccatatatgacaattacataaactaatataattaagctggtggatgatggcgtgtaactcacacgttcgttgggaaccccaagaggaaggtatgatgcgcacagtagcaagttttccctcagaaattaaccaaggtttaatcgaaccagtaggagccaagaagc contains:
- the LOC124700048 gene encoding glucan endo-1,3-beta-glucosidase 7-like yields the protein MEAESRKLLLLAPILLCCFLGISAAEPYIGVNYGEVADNLPSPDATVRLLKSTAISKVRLYGVDAGVIRALAGTGISLVVGVANGEIPAIAADPAAAAGWLAGNVLPFIPASAISVVAVGNEVLESGDAALAAALLPAMQNLRAAAVASGVAAAAAIKFSTVNTMAVLAQSDPPSTGAFHAEVAAQLQQILGFLSRTGAPFMVNPYPYFAYQSDPRPDTLAFCLFQPNAGRLDAGSKIRYANMFDAQVDAVKSALGRAGYGGVDIVVAETGWPTKGDPTEAGATVDNARAYVSNLVAHLRSGAGTPLMPGKPVDTYLFALYDEDLKPGPASERSFGLYHTDLSMAYDAGLTSSGGAATPSNGAGASVQPKGGSGWCVASAGATDAQLQTDMDYACSQVGVDCAAIQPGGACFQPNTVRAHAAYAMNQLYQAAGGHPWNCDFRQSATLTSSNPSYGSCVFTGGQ